One Thermococcus kodakarensis KOD1 genomic window carries:
- a CDS encoding pyridoxal phosphate-dependent aminotransferase yields MALSDRLDLVNPSEIRKLFDLAAGMQDVISLGIGEPDFDTPEHIKGYAKEALDKGYTHYGPNAGLPMLREAVAKKLKEQNGIEADPKTEVMILTGANQAFLMGLATFLKDGEEVLIPSPMFVSYAPAVILAGGKPVEVPTYEENEFRLSVDDLEKHVTDKTRALIINTPSNPTGSVLTKKDIEEIADFAVEHDLMVISDEVYEHFVYDGVKNHSIASLDGMFERTITVNGFSKTFAMTGWRLGFVAAPAWVIEKMTRFQMYNSTCPVTFAQYAAAKALEDPRSWKAVEEMRKEYDRRRNLVWKRLNEMGLPTVKPKGAFYIFPRIRDTGLTDHQFSELMLKEARVAVVPGSAFGKAGEGYIRISYATAYEKLEEAMDRMEKVLKEKKLV; encoded by the coding sequence ATGGCGCTGAGCGACAGGCTTGACCTCGTTAACCCTTCTGAGATTAGGAAGCTTTTCGACCTCGCCGCTGGGATGCAGGATGTTATCTCACTCGGCATCGGTGAGCCCGATTTTGACACCCCTGAGCATATCAAAGGATACGCAAAAGAGGCCCTCGACAAAGGGTATACCCACTACGGTCCGAACGCGGGCCTTCCAATGCTAAGGGAGGCCGTTGCCAAAAAACTCAAGGAGCAGAACGGCATAGAGGCCGATCCAAAAACTGAAGTTATGATCCTAACCGGAGCCAACCAGGCGTTCCTCATGGGTCTGGCAACGTTTCTTAAGGATGGTGAGGAAGTCCTCATTCCCTCTCCAATGTTCGTGAGCTACGCCCCTGCGGTCATTCTGGCAGGAGGAAAGCCCGTTGAGGTTCCAACCTACGAGGAAAACGAGTTCAGGCTTTCAGTTGACGACCTTGAGAAGCACGTCACCGACAAAACGAGGGCGCTCATCATAAACACCCCCAGCAACCCGACCGGCTCCGTTCTGACCAAGAAGGACATCGAGGAGATAGCCGACTTCGCCGTTGAGCACGACCTTATGGTAATTAGCGATGAAGTTTACGAGCACTTCGTCTACGATGGTGTCAAGAACCACAGCATCGCTTCGCTCGACGGCATGTTCGAGAGAACCATCACGGTAAACGGCTTCTCCAAGACATTCGCCATGACCGGCTGGCGGCTCGGCTTCGTCGCCGCTCCAGCTTGGGTAATCGAGAAGATGACGCGCTTCCAGATGTACAACTCCACCTGTCCGGTCACCTTCGCCCAGTACGCGGCCGCTAAGGCCCTTGAAGACCCGAGGAGCTGGAAGGCCGTGGAGGAGATGAGGAAGGAGTACGACAGGAGGAGGAACCTCGTCTGGAAGCGCTTAAATGAGATGGGCCTTCCGACTGTAAAACCGAAGGGAGCGTTCTACATCTTCCCGCGCATCAGGGATACAGGTCTCACAGATCACCAGTTCAGCGAGCTTATGCTCAAGGAGGCCAGGGTTGCAGTGGTTCCCGGCTCTGCCTTCGGGAAAGCCGGAGAAGGCTACATCAGGATAAGCTACGCCACGGCCTACGAGAAGCTTGAAGAAGCGATGGACAGGATGGAAAAAGTCCTGAAGGAGAAAAAGCTCGTTTAA